The following proteins come from a genomic window of Sorex araneus isolate mSorAra2 chromosome 1, mSorAra2.pri, whole genome shotgun sequence:
- the LOC129403556 gene encoding 60S ribosomal protein L23a: MAPKAKKEAPAPPKVEAKAKALKAKKAVLKGVHSQKKKKIRTSPTFRRPKTLRLRRQPKYPRKSAPRRNKLDHYAIIKFPLTTESAMKKIEDNNTLVFIVDVKANKHQIKQAVKKLYDIDVAKVNTLIRPDGEKKAYVRLAPDYDALDVANKIGII; this comes from the coding sequence ATGGCGCCGAAGGCCAAGAAggaagcccctgcccctcccaaagTTGAAGCCAAAGCCAAAGCTTTGAAGGCCAAGAAAGCAGTGCTGAAAGGCGTCcacagccagaaaaagaaaaagatccgcACATCACCCACCTTCCGAAGACCCAAGACCCTGCGGCTGAGAAGGCAACCCAAATACCCTCGGAAGAGCGCCCCCAGGAGAAACAAGCTTGACCATTATGCCATCATCAAGTTTCCTCTCACTACTGAGTCAGCCATGAAGAAGATAGAAGATAACAACACACTTGTGTTCATTGTGGATGTCAAGGCCAACAAGCACCAGATTAAACAGGCTGTGAAGAAGCTCTATGACATTGATGTAGCCAAGGTCAACACCCTGATTAGGCCTGATGGAGAGAAAAAGGCATATGTTCGGCTGGCTCCTGATTATGACGCCTTGGATGTTGCCAACAAAATTGGGATCATCTAA